Genomic DNA from Thermoanaerobaculia bacterium:
CCTGCCGCTCGCCCGCGCCCAGGCACTCTACGATCGCGCCGCCGGACTGCGCACGCGGGCCAAGGCCGCGCCGCTCGTCGCGCAGGCCATGGCGCTCGACCCGGAGTTCGCGCTCTACAGGGCCCGGTGGGCATGGTCTTCGGACGCTCCGGTCGGCGAGCGGGCGGTCGAGGCGATTGCGGCCGCCCGCAGCGCCCGCGGCGTCGCCGCGCTATGGCTGCGGGCAGGGGCGCTGGCGCTCGAAGCCGGACGGACGGATCTGGCACGCGAGGCGTCGGAGCGCGCCCTGGCGCTCGACCCGTTGAGCGGCTTCGCACCGTTTCACTTGGCGACGATGAGCAGGGATCTCGCGGCGGTCGCCGGCGACCGCGAGAGGAGCTCGGCCGTCGACTGTGCAGCACGAGCCCTGCTCGCCGAACCGCGCCTCGCGGCGGCGAGCGCCTGGCGCGGGCGCGAAGAGCTCCTCCAGCGGGCCCTGTTGCGCCTCGAACATTGGCCGGGGGTCGACGCCGGCTGGCGGGTCGAGATGCTGAAGCAGGCGGCCGACGCGGTACTGGCTCCGGGGGCACCCGGATCGCCTGGTGGGGCCGTCGACGAGGTGGAGCTCGCCGCCCAGATCGACACGACACCGGCGCTCGCGGTCTCGCTGCACCTTTTCCGCCGGTCACCCTGGCCCGCGGACGTGGCGCGCATCCGGGTCGAACGGGCGGCCGTGCGTCGGATGAAGCTACCCTCCGCTGCGGCCATGCACGAGTCCTCCCCCGCCGCCTTCCCGCGCGACCGCTGCGCGCCGCTGTAAGCCGCGAGGGCTGCCCGGCGCAGGTCAGCCGAGGATGGTCGCCAGGGCGCGCTCGATGCGGCGCAGGCCGAGGTCGGCCTCGCCGCGGGTGAGCACGAGCGGTGGGCGCATGCGGATGGCGCGGTCGCCGGAGGCGAGGCCCAGCACGTCGCTGTCGTTGAGAGCGGTGAGCGTGCGGTTCCGGGTGTCGGTGTCCGGCAGATCGAAAGCGAGGAAGAAGCCCCGGCCGCGTCCGTTGGTGACCTTGCCCGGGAAGAGGCGCTCGAGCTCGACGATGCCTTCGAGGAGGTGGGCTCCGACCTCGGTGACGTTCGCGAGCAGCGCATCCTCCTCGATGACTTCGATGATCCGCTGGCTGCGCACCATGTCCACGAGGTTGCCGCCCCAGGTCGAGTTGATGCGCGACGAGATCTTGAACACCGAGTCGACTTCGTCGATCCTCGGACCGGCGGCGAGGCCGCAGATCTGGGTCTTCTTGGCGAACGAGAAGAGGTCCGGCTCGACGCCGAAATGCTCGAACGACCACCACTTCCCCGTCGTGCCGAAGCCGGTCTGGACCTCGTCGAAAATCAGCAGAAACTCGTGCTCGTCGGCGAGCTCGCGCAGCCTCTTCAGGAACTCGGCGCGGAAGTGGTTGTCGCCACCTTCGCCCTGGATCGGCTCGACGATGAGGGCGGCAATGTCGTGGCCGTGCTTCGCCACCGCGGTCTCGATCTCGGTCACGGCCTGGCGCTCGAGTGCCATCGTCGTCTCGAGCCCCTCCGGTGTCAGCGGGAAGCGCAGCATCGGATTGACGACCCGCGGCCAGGGGAACTTGGGGAAGTACTGGGTCTTGCGCGGATCGGCGGTGTTGGTGAGCGAGAGAGTGTAGCCACTGCGGCCATGAAACGCCTGGCGGAAGTGCAGGATCTGTGACCCGAGCTCGCCCCTGCCCGCGGCCAGATTCTTGCGCACCTTCCAATCGAAGGCGACCTTGAGCGCGTTCTCTACAGCCAGCGCTCCGCCTTCGATGAAGAAGAGGTGCCGGCGAAAAGCCTCCGGTACCGTGCGCGCGAACGTCTCGACGAACTCGGCCATGAACGTGGTGTAGATATCGGAGTTCGCAGGCTTGTTCAGGGCCGCCGGCAGGATCCGCTGGGCGAACTCGCGGGTGGCGAGCTTGGGATGATTGAAACCGAGGGGCGAGGTCGAGAAATGGCCGAAGAAGTCGAGCACGTCGCGGCCGCGGACGGCGTCGTGGAGGAACACGCCATGGCTCTTCTCGATGTCCTGAACCATGTGATAGCCGTCGACGAGGATGTGCCGCGAAAGAACCTCTCGCACCTCTTGCGGGGTGAAGCGAACGGAGTTGTGGACGGGGATCGTCATCGGGGGCCTCGCGTCGATCGGGCTACTGGAAGTCATTGATTCGAAAGGCAGGAAGGCCTTCGCAGGGGCTTGCGCTGCAGCACCAGCCTATCAGGCCGGTCGCGAAGGGGTCAACGCGCCGCGGTGCGCGCCAGGCCGGAGTTCAGGTCGGCTTCGGTGTCGGCGAGCATCACACGGTTCCGGCCCGACTCCTTGGCTCGGTACATCGCCGAATCGGCGAGGCGCAGCAACTGGCTCTTGGCGATCGCGAGGCTCTGTTCTCTCGGGACGTGTCGCGACAGCGTCGCCACCCCGATCGAGCAGCCGATTCCGGAGAGAAAGAGAGGTTCGGGCTGAATCTCGCCCGGAGCGTTGCAGAAGACCGCCTGCTCGATGTCGGCGCGCAGGCGCTCGGCGATCGCCATCGCCTCCACTGCCGGAACATCCGGCAGGACGACCACGAACTCGTCGCCGCCGTAGCGCGCCACCAGTGCGCGGGCCAGGCCGACCGACCGCCGCAGAAGCTGCCCGGTTTCGCGCAGAACCTGCGAGCCGGCGAGGTGCCCGTGCCGGTCGTTGACCAGCTTGAAGTAGTCGAGATCGAGAAAGAGCAGCGCCAGGTCGAGCTCCTCGGTGCGGCAGCGCACGAGGGTCTGCTCGAGCGCCGAGTGGAGGTAGCGGTCGTTGAAGAGCCCGGTGAGGTTGTCGCGCTTTGCGGCCTCCTGGGCCAGCCTGCCGTCGAGGACGTTCTGGATCGAGATCGAGATGTAGTCAGCGAAGATCTCGAGCAGGTCGCGTTCCTGCTCGGTGTAGGAGTCGGCACCCCGGCGGTTGATCAACTCGAGGACTCCGCAGACGTCGGTTCCGATACGGATCGGGATGGCGACCAGCGACTGGGTCCGGTACTGGGTCTCAGCGTCGATCGAGGCGTCGAAGAAGCGGTCCGAAGCGACATCCCTCGACGAATAGGCCTTGCCCGACAGGTAGACATGTCCGGCGATACCCTGGTCGGCCGGCAGTGTCTGGCCGACCAGAAGCTGCGCCTTGTCGCCGAAGGCAGCGAGGAAGGTGAGCCGGTTGCGGCTGCGATCGACCTGCTTCAGGCGCGGGTTGTCGAGCAGGATCGACCCGGCCTGCGAGGGTACGAACTCGTTCGCCTTGCGCAGCACCTCGACGAGATTGTCCGCGAGGCTCATCTCGGGCTCGAAATTCGGCAGGGACGCACGTCGACGCTCGAGGAATTGCTCGAGTGCGTGGGGGTCGAGGCTGAAGACTTCGCTCATGCCGAAGCGCTCTGGTCGCTCAAAACTCGGGCGAAAGATACCAGAAGTAGCGCAGAGGCAGCTGTGCAGTCGCCTAGCGCAGGGCCCGAGCAAGGCGCCGCGCCCGCGACAGGGCATCGGAACGAAGCTCGTCGGCGGCGGCCAGCTCGGGGGCATAACGCAGATAGTGGAGCTCCCGGGTGAGCTCGGCGACCTCCGTTGCCGTCGCCGGATCAACCCTCGCGGCGGTCAGTAGCGCATGCCAATGCGAGACCGGCGTGCCGGGCGCGATCTCGAAGCGCGCCTCCAGGTGGGCGCGCAGCGCCTCTTCGATCTCCGCTGCGGTCTCGCGCGGCGTTGCCTTCGTGGCCGAGGCCTCGATCGCCCGCAGGGCAGAGGCGAGCGGCCTGCCGGTGCCGCGCGAGCGTGACGTCCGGTGAGTGCGCCCCAGGGCGGCCCCGCCCAGCAGGCCGGCGACGAGAAGACCCCCGCCCGCAGCCCAGAGCCAGATCCTGCCGGAGCGCGGGGCCGGGGCGGGCTCCGTGGCCGCGGCGGGTGACGGCTCTGGGGGGGCGGCGGGCGGGGGCGCCGCGGCCGTCGCCGAATCTCCTGTGACGGCGAGTCTCAGCGGGCGGGTCGAGGCCTGGCGAAACTCCCTCTTCGCCGGGTCGAAGTAGGGCAACGCGAGCGCCGGTACTTCGAAGCTCCCGGGCCGTTCGGCGACGAGTACGTAGCTCCATTCCTGGGACGAGACGAGACTCCCGTCGGTGAGCCGCTCGGCGCTCTCCTGACGCGGAGGAAAGGTCCGGATGCCGTCCGGGATCGGCAGCTGCGGCGCGCGCAGGCTCTGCAGATTGCCGTTTCCGGTGGAGCGAATGGTGAGTGTGGCGGCCTCGCCGACGGCGATCGTCGAGCGGTCGAGACGGGCCGAGACGGTGAGGTCGCCCACGGCGCCGGTGAAGCCGGGCGGCGAGGGGGGCAGGGCGAGGACTTCGAGCGCGATCGGCTCGGTCTTGAGGTGCAGTGTTTCCGACCGGCCGAAGGGGGTTCCGAACGGGCCGATCTCCGCCATCCGCGCGACGAGATCGACCTCTGCGGCTTCGATCGAGAACCGCCCGGCCTGCAGCGGAAAGAGGGCACGGCGCAAAATGGCGAAGCGGGCGATGCGTTCGCCGTTCGGCTCGAGCCAGTCCGGCTTGAGCTCTGCCGGTTGCGGGATCTCCCGCACCCAGAACCCCTTGAAGGCAGGCAGGCGAGTCGGCTGGTAGGCGCCGACATCCGTCTGCGTGTAGAGCCAGAGCGTGTAGGTCATCTGCTGGCCGGCGTAGACCGCGGCGGGCTGGAGCTCGGCACGCAGATAGACCTTGGGCCGCGCGATCTCGGCCGCCGACGGATTCCGCCGCCGGCCGGCACCGGCACGCCCGAACAGATCTTCGAATGGGTCGAACGATCGGGCGCCCGGCGCTCCCGGCTGGCCGGGCGCGGGCTGCGGGCGGGGCGGCGGCTCCTGCCGGACCTCGATCTCCTTGTCCGAGAGCCGCAGCGCCTGGCCCGCCACGGTGAGCGCGATCGACCGCACGCGCGCCGGCCCGACGCCCTTGGGGCGCAGGCGCCAGGTGAGCTGCAGCTTGCTCGAGGTCTTGCCGTTCACCCAGCTCTGGCTGTGCGACTGCGACGGCCCACCGGCGACCTCCAGGTTGTCGAGCTCGAACGCCGGCTGGGCGTCGATTCCGCCGAAGCCGCCGGAGGTCACCGTGATGGTGAAGCTCGCGAGCTCGCCGACCCCGATGACCGCGGGCTCGAGGACCGCCGTGGCGGACGCCGGTGGCTCGGCGGCGGCGCCGGGAGCCGGCGGCGCGAGGAGCAGCGCCGCGAGGCAGGTGGCGCCAGCGAGCCGGCTCACCAGTCCTTCTCCACGCTGGTCTTGGCGCGCGCCAGGGCACGCGCCTGATCACGGCGCTGCTGGCGCTCGAGATTCTCGACCGCCTGGAGAATCGCCGCTGCCTGCTCTGCAGTCATATCCTGCTGCTCCTGGAACTGCGGCAGCGGCCGGTTCTGCGGTGGTTGCGCCTGCGGCGGCTGTCCCGTCTGGGGTTGGCCGTCGCCGGGCTGAGGAGGCGTCTGCTGCTTCGGGTCCGGCTGCGCTGGCCCTTGCCGGTCCTGCGGCTCGTTGCCGCCGCCCTGCTGCGGGCTCGGGTTCTCCCCGTCCTCCTGCTTCTGCTTCTCCTGCGAGTCCTTCTGCTGCTGCTTCTCCTGCTGGCGCTGCTGCTCCTCGAGCAGGCGCAGCGCGAGCTCGAGGTTGCGCTTCGCGCCCGCCTGGTCGGCCCGGGCACGCAGCGAGCTCTTGTAGGCCTCGATCGCCCCCCGGGCGTCTTTCGTCGCCAGACGCGCGTTGCCGAGGTTGTAGAGGGCATCCGCCGCGAGCTCGGGCGGCGCATGCTTCGCCGCCTGCTCGAGCAGTTGCGCGGCGTCCGGCTGGCTCGCGGCGAGGTGGGCCGTGCCGGCGTTGTACTCGACGAGCGGGTCGCCCGGCTGCAGCCGCAGTGCGCTGTCGAGTGGAGCGACCGTTTCCTCGGGCCGCCCCTTCTCCCAGGCGGCAAGTGCGCGCGCGGTGCGTTCGCGGGCGTTGAAGCGATAGGGCTCGAGCACCGGGGTGCCCTGAGTGGCAGGAGGGGTGGGGGTTCCGGGGCCGCCAGGCGGCGTGCCGGCCGCCGCTTGCGCAGCGGCGGGAGCGTCGGCGGCGCACAGAGCGATCACCGTGAGCAGGGCGGCAGGGAGGCCGAGGCGCTTCAGGGTGCCTCCTCGCGCGCCGCGCGGCGTGGCCAGCGGACATAGGGCGAAAGCGTGAGCCAGAGGGCGAGCGCCACGCCGGCAGCGGCGAGCGGCCACTGGAATCGCTCCTCCAGGGTCGCCACCGTCGAGCTCGAGATGCCGCGCTTCTGCATGGCCGAGACTCGCTCGACGAGCGGCCGCGGATCGACACCGGCGTTCGTCGCTTCGAGGTAGATCCCGCCGGTGGCCTTGGCGAGCCGTTCCAGCACGGCCGGCTGCAGGCGGCTGATCACGATCTCACCGGTGCTGGTGCGCTTGAACTCGCCCTCGGCACCGGCGACCGGAACGGGCGCGCCCTGCTTCGTGCCGACTCCGACCGTGTGCACGACGATTCCGGCTTCGACCAGGCGATCGATCACCGGTGACAGCTCCTCGTCGTGGTCCTCACCGTCGGAAAGCAGGATCAGGACGCGCTGCTTGTCGTGCCCGGCCGGGAAGAGGTCGATCGCGCGCGACAGCGCGGGAGCGAACTGCGTGCCGGGAAGCGGCAGGGAGCCCGGCTCGACGGCGTCGAGAAGCAGATCGAGCACGGCGACGTCGACGGTGAGCGGCGCCATGACCACGCCCACGCCCTCCGCCTGGACCAGCGCCACCCGGTTTCCGGGCAGCTCCTGCGCCATGCGGCGCACCAACGACTGCGCCAGCCAGATCCGCGACGGCAGAACGTCGTAGGTCGCCATCGAGGCGGACGTGTCGAGCAGGAAGACGATGTCGACGCCGCGATGCTCGACCTTCTCGATCGATTCGCCCCACCGCGGGCGCGCGAGCGCGATCGCGAGACACAGGGTCGCGAAACCGAGCAGGATCGCCGCCCACGCCGCGGCGCGCGGCCGGTTGCCGGAGCGCAGCCGGGGCTCGATGGCACGCGAGGCCCAGGCGGCTTCGGCGGTGGCGCGGCGGCGGTGCAGCCAGAATGCGGCCGCCGCGGCGAGCGGCGCCGCGAGCGCGAGCCAGAGCAGGCGGGGATCGGCGAAGTTCATGGCTCGGCGGTCATCCGCAGGGCGCCGGCGACGAATGGCAGAAGGAGAAAGGCGAGCGCCGTCCAGGCGAACGGCTGGAAGCTCTCGCGGTAGCGGATGTAGCGCTTGACCTGCATCGGAGTCTTCTCGAGC
This window encodes:
- a CDS encoding VWA domain-containing protein yields the protein MNFADPRLLWLALAAPLAAAAAFWLHRRRATAEAAWASRAIEPRLRSGNRPRAAAWAAILLGFATLCLAIALARPRWGESIEKVEHRGVDIVFLLDTSASMATYDVLPSRIWLAQSLVRRMAQELPGNRVALVQAEGVGVVMAPLTVDVAVLDLLLDAVEPGSLPLPGTQFAPALSRAIDLFPAGHDKQRVLILLSDGEDHDEELSPVIDRLVEAGIVVHTVGVGTKQGAPVPVAGAEGEFKRTSTGEIVISRLQPAVLERLAKATGGIYLEATNAGVDPRPLVERVSAMQKRGISSSTVATLEERFQWPLAAAGVALALWLTLSPYVRWPRRAAREEAP
- the lat gene encoding L-lysine 6-transaminase, producing the protein MTIPVHNSVRFTPQEVREVLSRHILVDGYHMVQDIEKSHGVFLHDAVRGRDVLDFFGHFSTSPLGFNHPKLATREFAQRILPAALNKPANSDIYTTFMAEFVETFARTVPEAFRRHLFFIEGGALAVENALKVAFDWKVRKNLAAGRGELGSQILHFRQAFHGRSGYTLSLTNTADPRKTQYFPKFPWPRVVNPMLRFPLTPEGLETTMALERQAVTEIETAVAKHGHDIAALIVEPIQGEGGDNHFRAEFLKRLRELADEHEFLLIFDEVQTGFGTTGKWWSFEHFGVEPDLFSFAKKTQICGLAAGPRIDEVDSVFKISSRINSTWGGNLVDMVRSQRIIEVIEEDALLANVTEVGAHLLEGIVELERLFPGKVTNGRGRGFFLAFDLPDTDTRNRTLTALNDSDVLGLASGDRAIRMRPPLVLTRGEADLGLRRIERALATILG
- a CDS encoding protein BatD, with the translated sequence MSRLAGATCLAALLLAPPAPGAAAEPPASATAVLEPAVIGVGELASFTITVTSGGFGGIDAQPAFELDNLEVAGGPSQSHSQSWVNGKTSSKLQLTWRLRPKGVGPARVRSIALTVAGQALRLSDKEIEVRQEPPPRPQPAPGQPGAPGARSFDPFEDLFGRAGAGRRRNPSAAEIARPKVYLRAELQPAAVYAGQQMTYTLWLYTQTDVGAYQPTRLPAFKGFWVREIPQPAELKPDWLEPNGERIARFAILRRALFPLQAGRFSIEAAEVDLVARMAEIGPFGTPFGRSETLHLKTEPIALEVLALPPSPPGFTGAVGDLTVSARLDRSTIAVGEAATLTIRSTGNGNLQSLRAPQLPIPDGIRTFPPRQESAERLTDGSLVSSQEWSYVLVAERPGSFEVPALALPYFDPAKREFRQASTRPLRLAVTGDSATAAAPPPAAPPEPSPAAATEPAPAPRSGRIWLWAAGGGLLVAGLLGGAALGRTHRTSRSRGTGRPLASALRAIEASATKATPRETAAEIEEALRAHLEARFEIAPGTPVSHWHALLTAARVDPATATEVAELTRELHYLRYAPELAAADELRSDALSRARRLARALR
- a CDS encoding sensor domain-containing diguanylate cyclase, with amino-acid sequence MSEVFSLDPHALEQFLERRRASLPNFEPEMSLADNLVEVLRKANEFVPSQAGSILLDNPRLKQVDRSRNRLTFLAAFGDKAQLLVGQTLPADQGIAGHVYLSGKAYSSRDVASDRFFDASIDAETQYRTQSLVAIPIRIGTDVCGVLELINRRGADSYTEQERDLLEIFADYISISIQNVLDGRLAQEAAKRDNLTGLFNDRYLHSALEQTLVRCRTEELDLALLFLDLDYFKLVNDRHGHLAGSQVLRETGQLLRRSVGLARALVARYGGDEFVVVLPDVPAVEAMAIAERLRADIEQAVFCNAPGEIQPEPLFLSGIGCSIGVATLSRHVPREQSLAIAKSQLLRLADSAMYRAKESGRNRVMLADTEADLNSGLARTAAR